A window of the Myxococcus fulvus genome harbors these coding sequences:
- a CDS encoding crotonase/enoyl-CoA hydratase family protein has translation MDATYKSLRIEKADGVAEVVLLGPGRGNAMGPDFWREMPEAIRALDDDDSVRVVLVRGNGDHFTYGLDLMGMMESLGPLLTGDNNLALERTRLLKLIGDMQQATEGVARCRKPFIAAVHGWCIGGGMDLIAACDFRYCSRDAKFSLREVKVGIVADLGALQRLPRIIGEGHTRELAYTGGDVDAERALRMGLVNEVFSSAEELLTHARATARRIADNPPLVVQGAKQVMEFCADKSTADGLRYVAVWNSAFLQSHDLNEAFSAFAERRPAKFLGR, from the coding sequence ATGGACGCCACGTACAAGTCGCTGCGCATCGAGAAGGCGGATGGAGTCGCCGAGGTGGTTCTGCTGGGCCCCGGGCGTGGCAATGCCATGGGCCCGGACTTCTGGCGGGAGATGCCGGAGGCCATCCGCGCACTCGATGACGATGACTCCGTCCGCGTGGTGCTCGTCCGTGGCAATGGCGACCACTTCACCTACGGCCTGGACCTCATGGGCATGATGGAGTCCCTGGGGCCGCTGCTCACCGGTGACAACAACCTCGCCCTGGAGCGCACCCGCCTCCTCAAGCTCATCGGCGACATGCAGCAGGCCACCGAGGGCGTCGCCCGCTGTCGCAAGCCCTTCATCGCCGCCGTGCATGGCTGGTGCATCGGCGGAGGCATGGACCTCATCGCCGCGTGTGACTTCCGCTACTGCTCGCGCGACGCGAAGTTCTCCCTGCGCGAGGTGAAGGTCGGCATCGTCGCGGACCTGGGCGCCCTTCAGCGCCTGCCCCGCATCATCGGCGAGGGCCACACCCGCGAGCTCGCCTATACCGGCGGCGACGTGGACGCCGAGCGCGCCCTTCGCATGGGTCTCGTCAACGAGGTGTTCTCCTCCGCCGAGGAGCTGCTCACCCACGCCCGCGCCACCGCGCGCCGCATCGCCGACAACCCGCCCCTCGTCGTCCAGGGCGCCAAGCAGGTCATGGAGTTCTGCGCCGATAAGTCCACCGCCGACGGCCTGCGCTACGTCGCCGTGTGGAACTCCGCCTTCCTCCAGTCCCACGACCTCAACGAGGCCTTCTCCGCCTTCGCCGAGCGCCGACCCGCCAAGTTCCTGGGTCGCTGA
- the dnaE gene encoding DNA polymerase III subunit alpha has product MSFTHLHLHTLYSLLDGAIRMKDLIKTVKEKGMTSVAVTDHGNMFGAIDFYKKAKDAGIKPILGMEAYVAGPKGREDRSEKVSHHLILVAKNAEGYANLRYLSSTAYMQGFYYHPRIDKKVLADHSKGLFALTACLGGEVTSACFRGDMDHARRAAQEYKDIFEPGHFFLEVQSNGMPEQDKANVNLMQLSRDLDIPLCATADAHYIKREDARAHELLMCIASGKTLADNKRLKHATDKLYVTSPTEMLEFFKDTPEAVHNTQRIAEQCNLELKLGKPMLPTFKVPDSHTPDSFMAELAYEGLRERFNELAATVTYPIDREEYQARLSLEIGVIQKMGFSGYFLIVQDFINWAKKMGIPVGPGRGSGAGSLVAYALRITDVDPIPYNLLFERFLNPERVSMPDFDIDFCQDRRDEVIQYVGRKYGEMNVGQIITFGSLKAKSVLRDVCRVFALPFSEGDRIAKLVPEVLNITLKEAIEMEPRLKEMMEKPSNIGEVEGKPVTTKDVLEIALALEGLHRQPGMHAAGVVIADKPLWEFVPVYQPPGEKTLITQFAKDEVEAAGLVKFDFLGLKTLTVIQHALDLVKRNHGKDIPRHEIPLNDDKVWELMAKGDTAGVFQMESSGFTEMVVKLKPSCFEDVIAAGALYRPGPLDSGMVDVFINRKHGREKVSYPHPALEPVLKDTYGVIVYQEQVMQISQVLGGYTLGRADLLRRAMGKKKAEVMQAERAGFLEGCAKNSVDLKVAGEIFDLMEKFAEYGFNKSHSAAYGLVTIHTAWLKAHYPCEFMAALLSSEKDNTDKVVKHIGEARESGLQVLPPDVNQSDLQFGAVEGKIRFGLGAIKGVGEGAIESILDARKDGHFKSLFDFCERVDSRKVNRKVLEALVKAGSFDFEKRPRRQIFDTIEKAMNRGSASQKDKAAGQSSLFGMLAGPATGGGGLKDDYVVVEEWSEKERLALEKEAIGFYVSGHPLHQYDKELKRYAKPITSVQRARKDDKLTVAGVVTVLRERPTKTGKRMAWVTIEDLSGSIELVCFPGKEGTRSVMGSNGKWTKQGPKPGFENWEHLLKSDDPILVTGTVQISQRDEDSPTPELIVDNIQSLKEVREKRTKRLELRVPADLLTEDRVAKLNELAKKYAGATPVAVSVLFPGEAEALIGNTSLKVQVHDDLLLAVDRLFGMKVVEFG; this is encoded by the coding sequence ATGTCCTTTACCCACCTGCACCTTCACACCCTGTACTCACTGCTCGACGGGGCCATCCGGATGAAGGACCTCATCAAGACGGTGAAGGAGAAGGGGATGACGAGTGTCGCCGTGACGGACCACGGCAACATGTTCGGCGCCATCGACTTCTACAAGAAGGCGAAGGACGCGGGCATCAAGCCCATCCTCGGCATGGAGGCGTACGTCGCCGGCCCCAAGGGGCGTGAGGACCGCTCGGAGAAGGTCTCCCACCACCTCATCCTCGTGGCGAAGAACGCGGAGGGCTACGCCAACCTCCGCTACCTGTCGTCCACGGCGTACATGCAGGGCTTCTACTACCACCCGCGCATCGACAAGAAGGTGCTCGCCGACCACAGCAAGGGCCTGTTCGCGCTGACGGCGTGTCTGGGCGGCGAGGTGACGAGCGCGTGCTTCCGTGGGGACATGGACCACGCCCGCCGCGCGGCCCAGGAGTACAAGGACATCTTCGAGCCCGGGCACTTCTTCCTGGAGGTGCAGTCCAACGGGATGCCCGAGCAGGACAAGGCCAACGTCAACCTGATGCAGCTGTCGCGGGACCTGGACATCCCGCTGTGCGCCACCGCGGACGCGCACTACATCAAGCGCGAGGACGCGCGCGCACACGAGCTGCTCATGTGCATCGCCAGCGGCAAGACGCTGGCGGACAACAAGCGCCTGAAGCACGCCACGGACAAGCTCTACGTGACGAGCCCCACGGAGATGCTGGAGTTCTTCAAGGACACGCCCGAGGCGGTCCACAACACCCAGCGCATCGCGGAGCAGTGCAACCTGGAGCTCAAGCTGGGCAAGCCCATGCTGCCCACCTTCAAGGTGCCCGACAGCCACACGCCGGACAGCTTCATGGCGGAGCTGGCCTACGAGGGCCTGCGCGAGCGCTTCAACGAGCTGGCGGCCACGGTGACGTACCCCATCGACCGCGAGGAGTACCAGGCGCGCCTGTCGCTGGAGATTGGCGTCATCCAGAAGATGGGGTTCAGCGGCTACTTCCTCATCGTCCAGGACTTCATCAACTGGGCGAAGAAGATGGGCATCCCCGTGGGCCCGGGCCGTGGCTCCGGCGCGGGGAGCCTGGTGGCGTACGCGCTGCGAATCACCGACGTGGACCCCATCCCGTACAACCTCCTGTTCGAGCGCTTCCTGAATCCGGAGCGCGTGTCGATGCCCGACTTCGATATCGACTTCTGCCAGGACCGGCGCGACGAGGTCATCCAGTACGTCGGCCGCAAGTACGGCGAGATGAACGTGGGGCAGATCATCACCTTCGGCTCGCTGAAGGCCAAGAGCGTGCTGCGCGACGTGTGCCGCGTGTTCGCGCTGCCGTTCAGCGAGGGTGACCGCATCGCGAAGCTGGTGCCGGAGGTGCTCAACATCACCTTGAAGGAGGCCATCGAGATGGAGCCTCGCCTCAAGGAGATGATGGAGAAGCCCAGCAACATCGGCGAGGTGGAGGGCAAGCCCGTCACCACGAAGGACGTGCTCGAGATCGCCCTCGCGCTGGAGGGCCTGCACCGCCAGCCCGGCATGCACGCGGCCGGCGTGGTCATCGCCGACAAGCCGTTGTGGGAGTTCGTGCCCGTCTACCAGCCGCCGGGTGAGAAGACGCTCATCACCCAGTTCGCCAAGGACGAGGTGGAGGCGGCGGGGCTGGTGAAGTTCGACTTCCTCGGGCTGAAGACGCTCACGGTGATTCAGCACGCGCTGGACCTGGTCAAGCGCAACCACGGCAAGGACATCCCCCGGCACGAGATTCCGCTCAACGACGACAAGGTCTGGGAGCTGATGGCCAAGGGCGACACGGCCGGCGTCTTCCAGATGGAGTCCAGCGGCTTCACGGAAATGGTGGTGAAGCTCAAGCCCTCCTGCTTCGAAGACGTCATCGCCGCCGGCGCGCTCTACCGCCCGGGTCCGCTGGACTCCGGCATGGTGGACGTCTTCATCAACCGCAAGCATGGGCGTGAGAAGGTGTCGTATCCGCACCCCGCGCTGGAGCCGGTGCTCAAGGACACGTACGGCGTCATCGTGTACCAGGAGCAGGTGATGCAGATCTCGCAGGTCCTGGGTGGCTACACCCTGGGCCGCGCGGACCTGCTTCGCCGCGCCATGGGCAAGAAGAAGGCCGAGGTCATGCAGGCCGAGCGCGCCGGCTTCCTCGAGGGGTGCGCGAAGAACAGCGTGGACCTGAAGGTCGCCGGCGAAATCTTCGACCTGATGGAGAAGTTCGCCGAGTACGGCTTCAACAAGAGCCACTCGGCGGCGTACGGCCTCGTCACCATCCACACGGCGTGGCTGAAGGCCCATTACCCGTGCGAGTTCATGGCGGCCCTTCTCTCCAGCGAGAAGGACAACACGGACAAGGTGGTGAAGCACATCGGGGAGGCGCGCGAGTCGGGCCTGCAGGTGTTGCCGCCGGACGTGAATCAGTCGGACCTGCAGTTCGGCGCGGTGGAGGGGAAGATCCGCTTCGGGCTGGGCGCCATCAAGGGCGTGGGCGAGGGCGCCATCGAGTCCATCCTGGACGCGCGCAAGGACGGGCACTTCAAGAGCCTGTTCGACTTCTGCGAGCGGGTGGACAGCCGCAAGGTGAACCGCAAGGTGCTCGAGGCGCTGGTGAAGGCGGGCTCGTTCGACTTCGAGAAGCGGCCGCGTCGGCAGATCTTCGACACGATTGAGAAGGCGATGAACCGGGGCTCGGCCAGCCAGAAGGACAAGGCGGCGGGGCAGAGCTCGTTGTTCGGGATGCTGGCGGGGCCGGCCACGGGTGGTGGGGGGCTGAAGGACGACTACGTGGTGGTGGAGGAGTGGTCGGAGAAGGAGCGGCTGGCGCTGGAGAAGGAGGCCATCGGCTTCTACGTGTCGGGCCATCCGCTGCATCAGTACGACAAGGAGCTCAAGCGCTACGCGAAGCCGATTACATCGGTGCAGCGCGCGCGCAAGGACGACAAGCTCACGGTGGCGGGCGTCGTCACGGTGCTGCGCGAGCGGCCCACGAAGACGGGCAAGCGCATGGCGTGGGTGACGATTGAGGACCTGTCGGGCTCCATCGAGCTGGTGTGCTTCCCGGGCAAGGAGGGGACGCGCAGCGTGATGGGGAGCAACGGCAAGTGGACGAAGCAGGGGCCCAAGCCGGGGTTCGAGAACTGGGAGCACCTGCTGAAGTCGGACGACCCGATTCTGGTGACGGGGACGGTGCAGATCAGCCAGCGTGACGAGGACTCGCCCACGCCGGAGCTCATCGTCGACAACATCCAGAGCCTGAAGGAGGTCCGTGAGAAGCGCACCAAGCGGCTGGAGTTGCGGGTGCCGGCGGACCTGCTGACGGAGGACCGGGTGGCGAAGCTCAACGAGCTGGCGAAGAAGTACGCGGGGGCCACGCCCGTGGCCGTCAGCGTGCTGTTCCCCGGTGAAGCGGAGGCGCTCATCGGGAACACGTCCCTGAAGGTCCAGGTGCATGACGACCTGCTGCTCGCCGTGGACCGACTGTTCGGGATGAAGGTGGTCGAGTTCGGGTGA
- a CDS encoding aldo/keto reductase, with protein MQRLEHRPLGMTGLKVSALGLGAGPLGSAELEDRAVEALLLGALDAGVNLIDTAPSYGASEERIGRFLGARRGDVVLSTKCGYDVPGVEDWTPECITRGVDQALRRLRTDYLDVMHLHSCPEEVLRRAELVDALRRAVAQGKVRVAAYSGDNAALQVALSNGAFGCVQTSVNVFDQRALEVAVPRAVGMGVGVIAKRPLGNAAWRHDTRPQAHDVGQYWDRMRAMQVDLGGLEWDELALRFAAHAPGVSSCIVGTTQASRLRRNVDILSRGPLAESQVAGLRELFLRHDQGWDGVI; from the coding sequence GTGCAACGTCTGGAGCACCGTCCGCTGGGGATGACGGGCCTGAAGGTGTCCGCGCTGGGACTGGGCGCGGGGCCCTTGGGGAGCGCGGAGCTGGAGGACCGGGCGGTGGAGGCACTGCTGCTCGGCGCGCTGGACGCAGGGGTGAACCTCATCGACACGGCGCCGAGCTACGGCGCGTCCGAGGAGCGCATCGGCCGGTTCCTCGGTGCGCGCCGGGGCGACGTCGTCCTGTCCACCAAGTGCGGCTATGACGTGCCGGGGGTGGAGGACTGGACGCCCGAGTGCATCACCCGGGGCGTGGACCAGGCGCTGCGGCGATTGCGGACGGATTACCTCGACGTGATGCACCTGCACTCGTGTCCCGAGGAGGTGCTGCGCCGCGCGGAGCTGGTGGACGCCCTGCGACGCGCGGTGGCCCAGGGCAAGGTGCGCGTGGCGGCGTACTCGGGGGACAACGCCGCGCTCCAGGTGGCGCTGTCCAACGGGGCCTTCGGCTGCGTGCAGACCTCCGTGAATGTGTTCGACCAGCGGGCGCTGGAGGTGGCGGTGCCGCGCGCGGTTGGGATGGGCGTGGGGGTCATCGCCAAGCGGCCCTTGGGCAACGCGGCGTGGCGCCATGACACGCGGCCCCAGGCGCATGACGTGGGTCAGTACTGGGACAGGATGCGCGCCATGCAGGTGGACCTGGGCGGGCTCGAGTGGGATGAGCTGGCGCTGCGCTTCGCCGCCCATGCGCCCGGGGTGAGTTCGTGCATCGTCGGCACCACCCAGGCATCACGGCTTCGGCGAAACGTCGACATCCTGTCCAGGGGGCCGCTCGCCGAGTCGCAGGTCGCCGGGCTGCGCGAGCTGTTCCTCCGTCATGACCAGGGATGGGACGGGGTGATTTGA
- a CDS encoding prephenate dehydrogenase/arogenate dehydrogenase family protein, whose translation MTETVGLLGYGRFGRALSGLFSDAGIPHRVHDPKLDEVPPKLQAGSLADLASRSTVLVLAMPVTAMHDALTSLRPLLLPTQLVIDVGSVKVSPVQALATVLGRDIPWVGTHPLFGPASLARGDARRTVVCPNSLHPEATQRARALFERLGCEVTEMTPEAHDALMARTHVLTFFLAHGLVKAGVGKGIPFAPPSFQPVARLEEYARTEVPHLFNVVQSENPYAREARAELLAALTELHQGLEASAKAVRSPTAPPALLDVRQRIDQVDRELVSLLARRARLVRDAARVKSEHGLPFPDAEREAAMLDTRRAWAEHDGLHVGSIDEVFHAVLRLCRDTVNRPDEEP comes from the coding sequence ATGACGGAGACGGTTGGCTTGCTGGGCTATGGGCGCTTCGGTCGCGCCCTCTCGGGTCTGTTCTCGGACGCAGGCATTCCCCACCGCGTCCATGACCCGAAGCTCGACGAGGTCCCTCCCAAGCTCCAGGCCGGCTCGCTCGCGGACCTGGCCTCGCGCTCCACGGTGCTCGTGCTGGCGATGCCCGTCACCGCCATGCATGACGCGCTGACCTCGCTCCGACCTCTGCTGTTGCCCACCCAACTCGTCATCGACGTGGGCAGCGTGAAGGTGAGCCCCGTGCAGGCGCTCGCCACCGTGCTGGGGCGCGACATCCCTTGGGTCGGTACGCATCCGCTCTTCGGCCCCGCGAGCCTCGCGCGCGGTGATGCCCGGCGCACCGTGGTATGTCCCAACTCACTGCACCCCGAGGCCACCCAGCGGGCCCGTGCGCTGTTCGAGCGGCTCGGCTGCGAAGTGACGGAGATGACTCCCGAGGCCCATGACGCGCTGATGGCCCGCACGCACGTGCTCACGTTCTTCCTGGCCCACGGACTCGTGAAGGCCGGAGTAGGGAAGGGCATCCCCTTCGCTCCGCCCAGCTTCCAGCCCGTGGCTCGACTGGAAGAGTACGCGCGCACCGAGGTGCCCCACCTCTTCAACGTCGTGCAGTCGGAGAACCCCTATGCCCGAGAGGCTCGCGCGGAGCTGCTCGCGGCCCTCACCGAGCTCCACCAGGGACTCGAGGCCTCCGCCAAGGCCGTGCGCAGCCCCACCGCGCCTCCCGCCCTGCTCGATGTGCGTCAGCGCATCGACCAGGTCGACCGTGAGCTGGTCTCACTGCTCGCGCGCCGCGCTCGACTCGTCCGGGACGCGGCCCGCGTGAAGTCCGAACACGGCCTCCCATTCCCCGACGCCGAGAGGGAAGCCGCCATGCTCGACACCCGACGCGCGTGGGCCGAGCACGACGGGCTCCACGTCGGCTCCATCGACGAGGTCTTCCACGCCGTGCTGCGGCTGTGCCGCGACACCGTCAACAGGCCCGACGAGGAACCCTGA
- a CDS encoding Spy/CpxP family protein refolding chaperone gives MMKKLAIASSAVVAVVLLSGFAFRGGHHGWGHNPERIKQVVTWKLNDKLDDLDATEAQRQSIHAVKDRMLEQGAKLAEEQRGVRSEVVGQLESATPDAKRLHALVDERIEALRAFAHQATDAALEVHGTLTPEQRKELATEFRERTGME, from the coding sequence ATGATGAAGAAGCTCGCCATCGCCAGTTCCGCCGTCGTCGCCGTCGTGCTGCTCAGCGGCTTCGCGTTTCGCGGAGGGCACCACGGCTGGGGCCACAACCCCGAGCGCATCAAGCAGGTGGTGACGTGGAAGCTCAACGACAAGCTGGATGACCTCGACGCGACGGAGGCCCAGCGCCAGTCCATCCACGCCGTGAAGGACCGCATGCTCGAGCAGGGCGCGAAGCTGGCGGAGGAGCAGCGCGGGGTGCGCTCGGAAGTGGTGGGCCAGCTGGAGTCCGCCACGCCCGACGCGAAGCGGCTGCACGCGCTGGTGGACGAGCGCATCGAGGCCCTGCGCGCGTTCGCCCACCAGGCGACGGACGCCGCGCTGGAGGTGCACGGCACGCTGACGCCCGAGCAGCGCAAGGAGCTGGCCACCGAGTTCCGCGAGCGCACCGGCATGGAGTGA
- a CDS encoding SDR family oxidoreductase, producing the protein MADGVFKDGLLAGKVAFISGGSSGINLGIAEAFVKAGAKVAINGRNVEKLEGAVKGLQAHGTAMGVPADVRDYASVEKALQTVRDAYGELDILICGAAGNFPAPALGMSSNGFKAVMDIDVLGTFNLCRAGFEHLRKPGASVINISAPQAYLPMAMQAHVCAAKAGVDMLTRVLALEWGGAGVRVNAITPGPIEDTEGMRRLAPSEEGTQKLAQLLPLQRFGTKADIARLALFLSSDAASYITGSIMVCDGGQSLLGGAALMGALGM; encoded by the coding sequence ATGGCGGATGGCGTTTTCAAGGACGGGCTGCTCGCGGGCAAGGTGGCCTTCATCTCGGGCGGCAGCAGCGGCATCAACCTCGGCATCGCCGAGGCGTTCGTGAAGGCCGGGGCCAAGGTGGCCATCAATGGCCGCAATGTGGAGAAGCTCGAGGGCGCGGTGAAGGGCCTGCAGGCCCACGGCACCGCGATGGGCGTGCCCGCGGACGTGCGTGACTACGCCTCCGTGGAGAAGGCGCTCCAGACGGTGCGCGACGCGTACGGCGAGCTGGACATCCTCATCTGTGGCGCCGCCGGCAACTTCCCCGCGCCCGCGCTGGGCATGTCCTCCAACGGCTTCAAGGCCGTGATGGACATCGACGTGCTGGGCACCTTCAACCTGTGTCGCGCGGGCTTCGAGCACCTGCGCAAGCCCGGCGCCTCCGTCATCAACATCTCCGCGCCCCAGGCCTACCTGCCCATGGCCATGCAGGCCCACGTCTGCGCCGCCAAGGCGGGCGTGGACATGCTCACCCGCGTGCTGGCGCTCGAGTGGGGCGGCGCCGGCGTGCGCGTCAACGCGATTACGCCCGGCCCCATCGAGGACACCGAGGGCATGCGGCGCCTCGCCCCCAGCGAGGAGGGCACCCAGAAGCTCGCGCAGCTGCTGCCGCTGCAGCGCTTCGGCACCAAGGCGGACATCGCGCGCCTGGCGCTCTTCCTGTCGTCGGACGCCGCGTCCTACATCACCGGCTCCATCATGGTCTGTGACGGCGGCCAGTCCCTCCTGGGCGGCGCCGCGCTGATGGGCGCCCTGGGCATGTAG
- a CDS encoding U32 family peptidase translates to MRRRPEILAPAGDLDSMKAALASGADAIYFGLDEGFNARARAENFSLARLPETLAMVHRAGARAYLTLNTLVFEPELPVVEDILRRVAAAGVDALIVQDPAVALVARAVCPQMEVHASTQMTISSAEGARFARGLGATRVVVPRELSVAEIARLASETDIELEVFIHGALCMSWSGQCLTSEAWGGRSANRGQCAQSCRLPYDLVVDGETKDLGDVRYLLSPKDLAGVMAVPKLVEVGVHSLKIEGRQKGPQYVATAVRGYRRWVDGVSAGQGDTGALRKDLADMTLSYSRGFSHGFFAGSDHQTLVEGRFPKHRGAFLGVVESVHGRDVLVVEDPKGRPWTGGLGADAKPVAPQGKVSSPLETEAPVAAELSPRPGMGVVFDDGHPEDKHEAGGPLFRVERKGHGWVLGFGNPGPDMSRVAAGQRVWVTSDPALVKQTEELLAQGEPEGRVPLTLTVSGSAGTPLVVTGTARGGHVATASSTTPLAQARAGGLDAALLKDKLAALGGTPFHLAELELSGLSPGLHLPVSELKALRRSLVTELTESVSRGLARTVRESSVLDEVRGSARERVVARPVVEGARLLPLCRTDEQLEAVIAAGLPEVELDWMELVGLQRAVERAKAAGLKVTIATVRVQKPGEEGYDARIAKLKPDAVLARHWGAMMHFLERPFAPGETRPALHGDFSLNVTNSVTALHLLGLGLDTLTFAHDLDAVQLGAMLEHLPAERFAVTVHHHISTFHTEHCVYSHTLSHGRDYRSCGRPCEKHRLSLRDHKGLEHPVVVDVGCRNTVFNAQAQSAASLVPSLLARGVQRFRVEFVRESREEAARVLGAYQELLAGRISPAETVRRAAVHEQFGVTKGTMKVLNPTFTVQR, encoded by the coding sequence ATGCGCCGTCGTCCTGAAATCCTCGCCCCCGCTGGTGACCTCGACTCCATGAAGGCCGCGCTGGCCAGCGGCGCGGACGCCATCTATTTCGGCCTGGACGAGGGATTCAATGCCCGCGCCCGAGCGGAGAACTTCTCGCTCGCCCGCCTGCCGGAGACGCTGGCGATGGTGCACCGCGCGGGCGCCCGGGCGTACCTCACGTTGAACACGCTGGTGTTCGAGCCGGAGCTGCCGGTAGTGGAGGACATCCTGCGGCGCGTGGCCGCGGCGGGCGTGGACGCGCTCATCGTGCAGGACCCGGCGGTGGCGTTGGTAGCGCGCGCGGTGTGTCCTCAGATGGAGGTGCACGCCTCCACGCAGATGACGATTTCGAGCGCGGAGGGCGCGCGCTTCGCCAGGGGCCTGGGCGCCACGCGCGTGGTGGTGCCGCGCGAGCTGTCGGTGGCGGAGATTGCCCGGCTGGCATCGGAGACGGACATCGAGCTGGAGGTCTTCATCCACGGCGCGCTGTGCATGTCGTGGAGTGGCCAGTGCCTCACCAGCGAGGCGTGGGGTGGACGCTCGGCGAACCGGGGACAGTGTGCGCAGTCGTGCCGGCTGCCGTACGACCTGGTGGTGGACGGGGAGACGAAAGATTTGGGCGACGTGCGCTACCTGCTCAGCCCCAAGGACCTCGCGGGGGTCATGGCGGTGCCGAAGCTGGTCGAGGTCGGCGTGCACTCGCTGAAGATTGAAGGCCGGCAGAAGGGGCCGCAGTACGTGGCCACGGCGGTGCGGGGCTATCGGCGCTGGGTGGACGGCGTGTCGGCGGGACAGGGAGACACGGGCGCGCTGCGCAAGGACCTGGCGGACATGACTCTGTCGTACAGCCGGGGCTTCTCGCACGGGTTCTTCGCGGGCTCGGACCACCAGACGCTGGTGGAGGGGCGCTTCCCCAAGCACCGCGGCGCGTTCCTGGGCGTGGTGGAGTCGGTGCACGGCCGGGACGTGCTCGTCGTGGAGGACCCGAAGGGGCGTCCGTGGACGGGCGGGCTGGGCGCGGACGCGAAGCCTGTAGCGCCTCAGGGCAAGGTGTCGTCTCCGCTGGAGACGGAGGCGCCGGTGGCCGCCGAGCTGTCGCCGCGTCCGGGCATGGGCGTGGTGTTCGACGACGGGCACCCGGAGGACAAGCACGAGGCCGGTGGCCCGCTGTTCCGAGTGGAGCGCAAGGGACACGGATGGGTGCTGGGCTTCGGCAACCCTGGGCCGGACATGTCGCGCGTCGCGGCGGGGCAGCGCGTCTGGGTGACGAGTGATCCCGCGCTGGTGAAGCAGACGGAGGAGCTGCTCGCGCAGGGTGAGCCCGAGGGGCGTGTGCCGTTGACGCTCACGGTGTCGGGTTCCGCGGGGACGCCGCTGGTGGTGACGGGCACGGCGCGGGGTGGGCATGTGGCCACGGCGTCGAGCACGACGCCGCTCGCTCAGGCGCGGGCGGGAGGACTGGACGCGGCGCTGTTGAAGGACAAGCTGGCGGCGCTGGGTGGGACGCCGTTCCATCTGGCGGAGCTGGAGCTGTCGGGGCTTTCGCCGGGGCTGCACCTGCCGGTGTCGGAGCTCAAGGCGCTGCGGCGCTCGCTGGTGACGGAGCTGACGGAGTCGGTGTCCCGAGGCCTGGCGCGCACGGTGCGCGAGTCGTCGGTGCTGGACGAGGTGCGGGGCTCGGCGCGCGAGCGCGTCGTTGCTCGGCCGGTGGTCGAGGGCGCGCGGCTGTTGCCGCTGTGCCGGACGGACGAGCAGTTGGAGGCGGTGATTGCCGCGGGGCTACCCGAGGTGGAGCTGGATTGGATGGAGCTGGTGGGGCTCCAGCGCGCGGTGGAGCGGGCGAAGGCGGCGGGGCTGAAGGTGACGATCGCGACGGTGCGGGTGCAGAAGCCCGGCGAGGAGGGCTACGACGCGCGCATCGCGAAGCTCAAGCCGGACGCGGTGCTGGCGCGGCACTGGGGCGCGATGATGCACTTCCTGGAGCGTCCGTTCGCTCCGGGCGAGACGCGGCCCGCGCTGCATGGGGACTTCTCGCTCAACGTCACGAACTCCGTGACGGCGTTGCATCTGTTGGGGTTGGGGTTGGACACCCTGACGTTCGCGCACGACCTGGACGCGGTGCAACTGGGGGCGATGCTGGAGCACCTGCCGGCGGAGCGCTTCGCGGTGACGGTGCACCACCACATCTCCACGTTCCACACGGAGCACTGCGTGTATTCGCACACGCTGTCGCACGGGCGCGACTACCGGAGCTGTGGCCGGCCGTGTGAGAAGCACCGGCTGTCGCTGCGCGACCACAAGGGCCTGGAGCATCCGGTGGTGGTGGACGTGGGGTGCCGGAACACGGTGTTCAACGCGCAGGCGCAGAGCGCGGCGTCGCTGGTGCCGTCACTGCTTGCCCGTGGGGTACAGCGGTTCCGCGTGGAGTTCGTGCGTGAGTCGCGCGAGGAGGCCGCGCGCGTGCTGGGGGCGTATCAGGAGCTGCTCGCGGGAAGAATCTCCCCGGCGGAGACGGTGCGCCGCGCGGCCGTGCACGAGCAGTTCGGTGTGACGAAGGGGACGATGAAAGTGTTGAACCCCACGTTCACCGTGCAGCGCTGA